Proteins encoded in a region of the Paracoccus alcaliphilus genome:
- the tssL gene encoding type VI secretion system protein TssL, long form translates to MAGKDDDKTVFGGPLPGPRPDGQGGGQGRDGWGRPGPAGDDGRTVIGRPGQAPAPGSASPFDQGGGGGQTWLGRPAPSPAPSYGDPAQIGRAGGDNRGFFPEFGARPQQQVRQAPRIALHDALQVRELGAASSSNPLLAAAASLLILLGRLRTGLVELQVAPLMEHVTREIDRFERNALSAGVNPHEALVAKYALSGTADDIVQNLPGSDRGDWQQYSMVARFFHKRDSGVGFFQEAEKAMQAPAQQYNLLELMLVCLSLGFEGQFRTMPNGAAELARIRSAIYESLRRVHQRPDEDISVMWQPVVQGRGRRFASVPIPAVLGVSAAMLVGIFAIFVTLINRDGAEAAGVMRQLHLDMPVLQIDRSDPGPAYVAEVPQLARIRDAFASEISDGRVGVETKGDFIAIRVGNLQLFDLGAVEVKPGFADLASRIAEVLNAEGGPILIEGHTDNVPLTGRGRFKDNYQISTARAESVAGVLSPLLSDAGRVTIEGRGEDQPVAENATEEGRAENRRVEILLAREGTYGEAANQSAPGQASGADQRELIPNPEGQAPDSTETAN, encoded by the coding sequence ATGGCAGGCAAGGACGACGACAAGACGGTTTTCGGAGGCCCCCTGCCGGGTCCCCGCCCCGATGGGCAGGGCGGGGGACAAGGCCGCGATGGCTGGGGGCGTCCGGGCCCTGCGGGTGACGATGGACGCACCGTGATCGGGCGGCCCGGACAGGCTCCGGCGCCCGGCTCTGCCTCGCCCTTCGATCAGGGCGGAGGCGGCGGGCAGACATGGCTGGGCCGTCCCGCGCCTTCGCCCGCGCCATCCTATGGCGATCCGGCGCAGATCGGGCGGGCAGGGGGCGACAATCGCGGCTTCTTTCCCGAATTCGGCGCTAGGCCGCAGCAGCAGGTCCGGCAGGCGCCGCGTATCGCGTTGCATGATGCGTTGCAGGTGCGCGAACTGGGGGCGGCCTCGTCCTCGAACCCCTTGCTGGCGGCGGCGGCCAGCCTGCTGATCCTGCTGGGGCGGTTGCGCACCGGGCTGGTCGAATTGCAGGTCGCCCCGCTGATGGAGCATGTCACCCGCGAGATCGACCGCTTCGAGCGTAACGCGCTGAGCGCGGGGGTGAACCCGCACGAGGCGCTGGTGGCGAAATATGCGCTGTCGGGCACGGCGGATGACATCGTGCAGAACCTGCCGGGCAGCGACCGGGGCGACTGGCAGCAATATTCGATGGTCGCGCGGTTCTTTCACAAGCGCGATTCCGGCGTCGGCTTCTTTCAAGAGGCCGAAAAGGCGATGCAGGCCCCGGCCCAGCAATACAACCTGCTGGAGCTGATGCTGGTCTGCCTGTCCCTGGGTTTCGAGGGTCAGTTCCGCACCATGCCCAACGGCGCGGCCGAGTTGGCGCGCATCCGCAGCGCCATCTATGAAAGCCTGCGCCGCGTCCATCAGCGCCCGGACGAGGACATCTCGGTCATGTGGCAGCCGGTGGTGCAGGGGCGCGGGCGGCGTTTCGCCAGCGTCCCGATTCCGGCGGTGCTGGGGGTATCGGCGGCGATGCTGGTTGGCATCTTTGCCATCTTCGTGACGCTGATCAACCGCGATGGGGCCGAGGCGGCGGGCGTGATGCGCCAGTTGCATCTGGACATGCCGGTCCTTCAGATCGACCGCAGCGATCCCGGCCCGGCCTATGTCGCCGAGGTGCCGCAACTGGCCCGGATCCGCGATGCCTTCGCCTCCGAGATTTCCGACGGGCGCGTGGGGGTCGAGACCAAGGGCGATTTCATCGCCATCCGGGTCGGCAACCTGCAACTGTTCGATCTGGGCGCGGTCGAGGTCAAGCCGGGCTTTGCCGATCTGGCCAGCCGCATCGCCGAGGTTCTGAATGCCGAGGGCGGGCCGATCCTGATCGAGGGCCATACGGACAATGTGCCGCTGACCGGGCGCGGGCGGTTCAAGGACAATTACCAGATCTCGACCGCGCGGGCCGAAAGCGTGGCGGGCGTGCTGTCGCCGCTGCTGTCCGATGCGGGGCGCGTCACCATCGAAGGGCGGGGCGAAGATCAGCCGGTGGCCGAAAACGCCACCGAGGAAGGCCGGGCCGAAAACCGCCGGGTCGAGATCCTGCTGGCGCGCGAGGGCACCTATGGGGAGGCGGCGAACCAGTCGGCCCCGGGTCAGGCGAGTGGGGCGGATCAGCGCGAGTTGATCCCGAACCCCGAGGGTCAGGCGCCGGACAGCACGGAGACCGCGAATTGA
- the tssM gene encoding type VI secretion system membrane subunit TssM, with the protein MRLLGLYVPTPRWSRHGWWRWTVTILGLLALCLAVWFGGPMTGWAPLAGLWLRLAIIGVILGVFLTVLLVRWRRRVRAARQIEDALIPPEPEGDGKLLAEKMTEALAVLKKSGGAASLYDLPWYVIIGPPGAGKTTALANSGLEFPLAQSQAISGFGGTRNMDFWFAEDAVLIDTAGRYTTQDSDVVADKASWDAFLGLLKRSRPNRPINGVILSFSVEDMMRDDPATLAAHAETVRARLAELHEQLKIDFPVYVMFTKADLIAGFREYFASFSLNRRKLVWGVTFQTKDRKAITHEAVPQEFDRLVSRLSDEIIDRLSEEPDGVARIAIFGLPGQMAILRDNVSGFLRRVFEPTRYKTNAILRGFYFTSGTQEGTPVDQVLGAIQQPDAVLGPGFQAAFMSGKGKSYFIHDLLRGVVIPEQGWVSQDQKAVRRALAIRTVALSAIIVATLGGAAALGYSYWKNLQLVRMAEAQTAAYQRAAAEELDREVITDTDLRPVVPLLNMVSSMPAGYGDSEQASFWEGLGLGQRERLNRVATESYAEALERMLRPRLVLDLERRIPQTIAAGEMTDIYRALKVYLLLGKQGDTTDDDAILAWFEQAWRQEYPGRTGLDMIDQLKAHLTAMLRLDDNRQLLVDLDQATVERARAAIAQLPLDEQAYAIIMDGAIARGLDDWRLESAVGGGAAAQVFATRDGSDLGALVVPGLYTYEGFWSYFYDQLAVVGDELRRDQWVLGELANTTEIEGRLARLDRDLLERYRSEFIGAWNGLLDNLTLNSMVADKPQYAALGNAASASASPILVLVREVSAQTRLSREYEQLEGVDLEAEGESDEGGAGGVAGAIGQQLASRVQSRSSGVQRILLDAAAQQGGANALRAGSGGGGGGEQTNSVTAPIDAISKAFENWHMLAEGEPGQRPVDTLLGNLGLIWENLRLAEHNPDQSAAELPTLLNRLTQYNSQLPDPLARMVTRAEGDFRSGASDASIEVMNRALTDRISFFCRDTITSAYPFTNASRSLSIDNFSRFFGPGGEMDRYFTEYLEPYVERSPEGLAWRADKEMTSRLSTATLKQFERAEMIRRAFFAGGGSSPSVEITVAQVDAHPSVQAAVLAINDAVVQTATGSLSRTVVWPGEGRSTILQLSPPLQRESVMRFEGSSWTFMQFLDAATYKEQRGDVLRATFVLGGRNITYDFTVNAVTNPFTMSEIREFECPQSID; encoded by the coding sequence TTGAGACTGCTTGGCCTTTATGTTCCGACCCCTCGCTGGAGCCGCCACGGATGGTGGCGCTGGACGGTGACGATCCTCGGGCTGCTGGCTCTGTGTCTGGCGGTCTGGTTCGGCGGCCCGATGACGGGATGGGCGCCGCTGGCCGGACTGTGGCTGCGGCTGGCGATCATCGGCGTCATTCTGGGTGTGTTCCTGACCGTGTTGCTGGTGCGCTGGCGCCGCCGCGTCCGGGCCGCCCGCCAGATCGAGGATGCGCTGATCCCGCCCGAGCCCGAAGGCGACGGCAAGCTGCTGGCCGAAAAGATGACCGAGGCGCTGGCCGTGCTGAAGAAATCGGGCGGCGCGGCCTCGCTTTACGATCTGCCGTGGTATGTGATCATCGGCCCCCCCGGCGCGGGCAAGACCACCGCGCTGGCCAATTCCGGGCTGGAATTTCCGCTGGCGCAAAGTCAGGCGATCTCGGGATTTGGCGGCACGCGGAACATGGATTTCTGGTTCGCCGAGGATGCGGTGCTGATCGACACCGCGGGCCGCTATACCACGCAGGACAGCGATGTGGTGGCCGACAAGGCCAGTTGGGACGCCTTCCTTGGTCTGCTGAAACGCAGCCGCCCGAACCGTCCGATCAACGGCGTGATCCTGTCCTTCTCGGTCGAGGACATGATGCGGGACGACCCCGCGACGCTGGCCGCCCATGCCGAGACCGTCCGCGCCCGTCTGGCCGAGTTGCACGAACAGCTGAAGATCGACTTTCCGGTCTATGTCATGTTTACCAAGGCCGACCTGATCGCCGGTTTCCGTGAATATTTCGCCAGTTTCAGCCTGAACCGGCGCAAGCTGGTCTGGGGCGTGACCTTCCAGACCAAGGACCGCAAGGCCATCACCCACGAGGCCGTGCCGCAGGAATTCGACCGGCTGGTGTCGCGCCTGTCCGACGAGATCATCGACCGCCTGTCCGAGGAACCCGACGGCGTGGCCCGCATCGCGATCTTCGGGCTGCCGGGGCAGATGGCGATTCTGCGCGACAATGTCTCGGGTTTTCTGCGCCGGGTGTTCGAGCCGACGCGCTACAAGACCAACGCGATCCTGCGCGGCTTCTATTTCACCTCGGGCACGCAAGAGGGCACGCCGGTGGATCAGGTGCTGGGCGCGATCCAGCAGCCCGATGCGGTGCTGGGGCCGGGCTTTCAGGCCGCGTTCATGTCGGGCAAGGGGAAAAGCTATTTCATCCATGACCTGCTGCGCGGCGTGGTGATTCCCGAACAGGGCTGGGTGTCGCAGGACCAGAAGGCCGTCCGCCGTGCGCTGGCAATCCGCACCGTCGCGCTGAGTGCGATCATCGTGGCGACGCTGGGGGGCGCGGCGGCGCTGGGTTATTCCTATTGGAAAAACCTGCAACTGGTGCGCATGGCCGAGGCGCAGACCGCCGCCTATCAGCGCGCCGCCGCCGAGGAACTGGACCGCGAGGTCATCACCGACACCGATCTGCGCCCGGTGGTGCCGCTGCTGAACATGGTGTCGTCGATGCCTGCGGGTTACGGCGACAGCGAACAGGCCAGCTTCTGGGAGGGTCTGGGCCTTGGTCAGCGCGAACGGCTGAACCGGGTCGCGACCGAATCCTATGCCGAGGCGCTGGAGCGGATGCTGCGCCCGCGTCTGGTGCTGGACCTTGAACGGCGCATCCCCCAGACCATCGCCGCCGGAGAGATGACCGATATCTATCGGGCGCTGAAGGTCTATCTGCTGCTGGGCAAGCAGGGCGACACCACCGACGACGACGCCATTCTGGCATGGTTCGAGCAGGCGTGGCGGCAGGAATATCCGGGCCGCACCGGGCTGGACATGATCGACCAGTTGAAGGCGCATCTGACGGCGATGCTGCGGCTGGACGACAACCGGCAATTGCTGGTGGATCTGGATCAGGCGACGGTCGAACGCGCCCGCGCCGCCATCGCGCAGCTGCCGCTGGACGAACAGGCCTATGCCATCATCATGGACGGCGCGATTGCGCGCGGGCTGGACGACTGGCGCCTTGAATCCGCCGTGGGCGGGGGCGCCGCCGCTCAGGTCTTTGCCACCCGCGACGGGTCGGATCTGGGGGCGCTGGTGGTGCCGGGGCTTTATACCTATGAGGGCTTCTGGTCCTATTTCTATGACCAGCTTGCCGTTGTCGGCGATGAATTGCGCCGCGATCAGTGGGTGCTGGGCGAACTGGCCAACACGACCGAGATCGAGGGGCGGCTGGCCCGTCTGGACCGCGATCTGCTGGAACGCTATCGCAGCGAATTCATCGGCGCGTGGAATGGCTTGCTGGACAATCTGACGCTGAATTCGATGGTTGCCGACAAGCCGCAATATGCGGCGCTTGGCAATGCGGCCTCGGCCTCGGCCTCGCCCATTCTGGTGCTGGTGCGCGAGGTCTCGGCCCAGACCCGCCTGTCGCGCGAATACGAGCAATTGGAAGGCGTGGATCTGGAGGCCGAGGGCGAAAGCGATGAAGGCGGCGCCGGCGGTGTGGCCGGGGCCATTGGTCAGCAGCTGGCCTCTCGGGTTCAGTCACGCTCCAGCGGGGTGCAGCGGATCCTGCTGGATGCCGCCGCGCAGCAGGGTGGGGCGAATGCCCTGCGCGCGGGCAGCGGCGGCGGCGGGGGCGGCGAGCAGACCAACAGCGTCACCGCGCCCATCGACGCGATCTCGAAAGCGTTCGAGAACTGGCATATGCTGGCCGAGGGAGAGCCGGGCCAGCGTCCGGTCGATACGCTGCTGGGCAATCTGGGGCTGATCTGGGAAAATCTGCGGCTGGCCGAACATAACCCCGACCAGTCGGCGGCCGAGCTGCCGACGCTGCTGAACCGGCTGACGCAGTATAATTCGCAACTGCCCGATCCGCTGGCGCGGATGGTCACACGGGCCGAAGGCGATTTCCGATCCGGCGCGTCGGATGCCAGTATCGAGGTGATGAACCGCGCGCTGACCGACCGCATCAGCTTTTTCTGCCGCGACACGATCACCTCGGCCTATCCCTTCACCAATGCCTCGCGCAGCCTGTCCATCGACAATTTCTCGCGCTTTTTCGGGCCGGGCGGAGAGATGGACCGCTATTTCACCGAATATCTGGAACCCTATGTCGAGCGCAGCCCGGAAGGGCTGGCATGGCGAGCGGACAAGGAAATGACCAGCCGCCTGTCCACCGCCACCCTGAAACAGTTCGAGCGGGCCGAGATGATCCGCCGCGCCTTTTTCGCGGGCGGCGGCAGCAGCCCCTCGGTCGAGATCACGGTGGCGCAGGTCGATGCCCATCCGTCCGTTCAGGCGGCGGTTCTGGCGATCAATGACGCGGTGGTGCAGACCGCAACCGGATCGCTGTCGCGCACCGTGGTCTGGCCGGGCGAGGGGCGTTCCACGATCCTGCAACTGTCACCGCCCCTGCAACGGGAATCGGTGATGCGGTTCGAAGGCAGTTCATGGACCTTCATGCAGTTTCTGGACGCGGCGACCTATAAGGAACAGCGCGGCGACGTGCTGCGCGCGACCTTCGTTCTGGGCGGGCGCAACATCACCTATGACTTCACCGTCAACGCCGTCACCAACCCCTTCACCATGTCCGAGATCAGAGAGTTCGAATGTCCACAGAGCATCGACTGA
- the tagF gene encoding type VI secretion system-associated protein TagF: MSTEHRLTTGEAGLYGKHPGFGDFIAAGLPEAVFATLGDWLQAVLGDWRAAAGDGWQAAFDAAPNLGFWIGAGLIGGAPLRGVWAPSRDRAGRRFPLLVLQSGGGSPVLEPGQDFHQAARRAIDALAEARHFDPRDAASRLRAELPAPPDQPAPDWPTFWAVNPQLPVEALLGQLREADHLHATSGRSYWWFANGEQGPSGLLSCQGWPGASEMGWLIGGGGTFAPTGNLDGGTA; the protein is encoded by the coding sequence ATGTCCACAGAGCATCGACTGACGACCGGTGAGGCGGGGCTCTATGGCAAGCATCCGGGCTTTGGCGATTTCATCGCGGCGGGCCTGCCCGAGGCGGTCTTTGCCACGCTTGGCGACTGGTTGCAGGCGGTGCTGGGCGATTGGCGCGCAGCGGCGGGCGATGGCTGGCAGGCGGCTTTCGATGCCGCGCCGAATTTGGGTTTCTGGATCGGTGCGGGGTTGATCGGCGGTGCGCCTTTGCGCGGTGTCTGGGCGCCCTCGCGTGACCGGGCCGGGCGGCGGTTTCCGCTGCTGGTGCTGCAATCGGGCGGGGGCAGTCCGGTGCTGGAGCCGGGGCAGGATTTCCATCAGGCCGCGCGGCGGGCCATCGATGCGCTGGCCGAGGCCAGACATTTCGATCCCCGCGATGCGGCCTCGCGTCTGCGCGCGGAACTGCCCGCGCCGCCCGATCAGCCCGCGCCCGACTGGCCGACCTTCTGGGCGGTGAACCCGCAATTGCCGGTCGAGGCGCTGTTGGGTCAACTGCGCGAGGCCGACCACCTGCACGCCACATCCGGGCGCAGCTATTGGTGGTTCGCGAATGGTGAACAGGGGCCTTCGGGCCTGTTGTCCTGTCAGGGCTGGCCCGGCGCGTCCGAGATGGGCTGGCTGATCGGTGGCGGCGGCACCTTCGCCCCGACCGGAAATCTCGATGGAGGAACGGCGTGA
- a CDS encoding PP2C family protein-serine/threonine phosphatase has translation MTGTDLTFSFHVGALTDKGRVRAHNEDSLISLPELGIWAVADGMGGHAAGDVASGLIVDELASLGVPVSAQDQRARVLERLDRAHHHILSHAEQNGLATVGATIAVLLIHGAELTCIWAGDSRIYLWRDKALTPLTRDHSEVAQMVAAGAMTEAEARVAARRNVITRAIGIGPEPRPELVSGTVRPGDRLLICSDGLTEHLGDQDLALELSLAAPAADIAARLIGETLARGAHDNVSVIVVDCEAVLPPEDDEL, from the coding sequence GTGACGGGAACGGATCTGACCTTCAGCTTTCATGTGGGCGCGCTGACCGACAAGGGGCGGGTGCGCGCGCATAACGAGGACAGCCTGATTTCGCTGCCGGAACTGGGCATCTGGGCCGTGGCCGACGGGATGGGCGGGCACGCCGCGGGCGATGTCGCCAGCGGGCTGATCGTGGATGAGCTGGCCTCGCTTGGGGTGCCGGTCAGCGCGCAGGATCAGCGCGCGCGTGTGCTGGAGCGGCTGGACCGCGCCCATCACCACATCCTGTCCCATGCCGAACAGAACGGGCTGGCCACCGTCGGCGCGACCATTGCCGTTCTGCTGATCCACGGCGCAGAACTGACCTGTATCTGGGCGGGGGACAGCCGCATCTATCTGTGGCGCGACAAGGCGCTGACACCGCTGACCCGCGATCACAGCGAGGTGGCGCAGATGGTCGCCGCCGGTGCCATGACCGAGGCAGAGGCCCGCGTCGCGGCGCGTCGCAACGTCATCACCCGCGCCATCGGCATCGGCCCCGAGCCGCGCCCCGAACTGGTCAGCGGCACGGTCCGTCCGGGTGACCGGCTGCTGATCTGCTCGGACGGGCTGACCGAGCATCTGGGCGATCAGGATCTGGCGCTGGAACTGTCGCTGGCCGCGCCCGCCGCCGATATCGCCGCGCGGCTGATCGGCGAGACGCTGGCGCGCGGGGCGCATGACAATGTCAGCGTCATCGTCGTCGATTGCGAGGCCGTGCTGCCGCCCGAGGATGACGAGTTGTGA
- a CDS encoding serine/threonine protein kinase codes for MTSDPDHEGKEPPPDRTVIADQPSADIPDRTVIGPETAPSDTPAAPADPTLIGDQPQTQGGAAVRLVQPGTLINNNYRINSLVSVGGMGEVYRAENVFTGDPVAVKVILPDLAQDAAVLDLFRREARVLVQLRDDAIVRYHNFVLDNGLGRYCLIMEFVEGRHLGTRVNEDGPLDDHAALALMRRLAAGLGRAHASGVTHRDLSPDNVILRDERVDEAVLIDFGIARSTELGDGLAGRFAGKFKYIAPEQLGHWGGDIGPWTDVYGLALLIAMVARGKPLAMGDSVISASTARQAIPDLGGLSHRLFPLLQHMLEPDPQRRPRDMAQVLRMIEDPLHLPAQYRLPLWSASAPAPDDTGAGPTVIAADPVTQSDSPFAAQPMPAMPASDPPRPSGRGRWIAGGAVVAVLAIATGAFLALRPDRPEPVAEVPDPPPVAALAERDETTREGFLASQSLPDCTLAYRIERGANAGMIATVGAGPVDGSALLAAYEAQFGTRPSLVSQQVAQAQCPAVDFLRQISGRPAAAPALSVDVQGGGQAFQIRGEVSGMAARNLWLFLVAPDGAVYDLTAQATRDDDGRDRFGISVGMAEGGQPYLLAALASDVALASVAAAPAASPAAELLPRVLDELRAAGAAPAVDLVVITPEPAEEPAEPEAEEPEAADPAD; via the coding sequence GTGACCTCCGATCCCGACCATGAAGGCAAGGAACCCCCGCCCGACCGCACGGTGATCGCTGACCAGCCCTCTGCCGACATTCCCGACCGCACCGTGATCGGCCCGGAAACCGCGCCGTCCGATACCCCCGCTGCGCCTGCCGACCCGACGCTGATCGGCGATCAGCCGCAGACCCAGGGCGGGGCGGCGGTGCGTCTGGTCCAGCCCGGCACGCTGATCAACAACAATTACCGCATCAATTCGCTGGTCAGCGTCGGCGGCATGGGCGAGGTCTATCGGGCCGAGAACGTCTTTACCGGCGACCCGGTGGCGGTGAAGGTGATCCTGCCCGATCTGGCGCAGGATGCCGCGGTGCTGGACCTGTTCCGGCGCGAGGCCCGGGTGCTGGTGCAACTGCGCGACGATGCCATCGTGCGTTATCACAACTTCGTTCTGGATAACGGGCTGGGCCGCTATTGCCTGATCATGGAATTCGTCGAGGGCCGCCATCTGGGCACCCGCGTCAACGAGGATGGCCCGCTTGACGATCACGCCGCGCTGGCGCTGATGCGCCGCCTTGCCGCCGGGCTGGGCCGCGCCCATGCCAGCGGCGTCACCCATCGCGACCTGTCGCCCGACAACGTCATTTTGCGCGACGAGCGCGTGGATGAGGCCGTGCTGATCGACTTCGGCATCGCCCGCTCGACCGAGCTTGGCGACGGGCTGGCGGGGCGTTTCGCAGGCAAGTTCAAATATATCGCGCCCGAGCAGCTGGGCCATTGGGGCGGCGATATCGGGCCGTGGACCGATGTCTATGGGCTGGCGCTGCTGATCGCGATGGTGGCGCGTGGCAAGCCGCTGGCGATGGGGGATTCGGTCATCAGCGCCTCGACCGCGCGGCAGGCGATCCCGGATCTGGGCGGACTGTCGCACCGGCTGTTTCCGCTGCTGCAACATATGCTGGAACCCGATCCGCAGCGCCGCCCCCGCGACATGGCGCAGGTGCTGCGGATGATCGAGGACCCGCTGCATCTGCCCGCGCAGTATCGGCTGCCCTTGTGGTCCGCCTCGGCCCCTGCACCTGATGATACCGGGGCCGGGCCGACGGTCATTGCCGCCGATCCGGTGACGCAATCGGACAGCCCCTTTGCCGCGCAGCCCATGCCCGCCATGCCGGCCTCTGATCCGCCGCGGCCTTCCGGTCGGGGCCGCTGGATCGCCGGGGGTGCGGTCGTCGCGGTGCTGGCCATCGCCACCGGTGCCTTTCTGGCGCTGCGCCCGGATCGGCCCGAACCCGTGGCCGAAGTCCCCGATCCGCCCCCCGTCGCCGCGCTGGCCGAACGCGACGAGACCACGCGCGAGGGGTTTCTGGCCAGCCAGAGCCTGCCCGATTGCACCCTGGCTTATCGCATCGAACGCGGCGCCAATGCCGGGATGATCGCGACGGTGGGGGCAGGGCCGGTGGATGGTTCTGCCCTGCTGGCCGCCTATGAGGCGCAGTTCGGCACCCGGCCATCGCTTGTCAGTCAGCAGGTGGCGCAGGCGCAATGCCCCGCCGTGGATTTCCTGCGCCAGATCAGCGGACGCCCCGCCGCGGCACCCGCATTGTCGGTGGATGTGCAGGGCGGCGGGCAGGCGTTCCAGATCCGAGGCGAGGTCTCGGGCATGGCCGCACGCAATCTGTGGCTGTTTCTGGTCGCGCCGGATGGGGCCGTCTATGATCTGACGGCGCAGGCCACGCGGGACGATGACGGGCGCGACCGTTTCGGCATCTCGGTCGGCATGGCCGAGGGGGGACAGCCCTATCTGCTGGCGGCGCTGGCATCTGATGTGGCGCTGGCCTCGGTCGCGGCGGCGCCTGCGGCCAGTCCGGCGGCGGAACTGCTGCCGCGTGTGCTGGATGAACTGCGCGCGGCGGGTGCCGCCCCGGCCGTCGATCTGGTGGTGATTACGCCAGAGCCAGCGGAAGAACCCGCCGAACCGGAGGCCGAGGAGCCCGAAGCCGCCGATCCTGCCGACTGA
- a CDS encoding SAM-dependent methyltransferase, whose amino-acid sequence MNTILRSFLDRFIGRGDLTVIDSRGTAHRLGDGSGASVVLRFNSAQAERAVALNPALKLGESFMEGELDILQGSIYDLIMLAYENAGPELMPAFWMKAFEKMRIAKRRLQQMNTRLRARGNVKRHYDLSAQLYRMFLDPDMQYSCAYFADADMPLAQAQLLKKRHIAAKLLLRDGMDVVDIGCGWGGMGLYLSQVAGARVTGVTLSDEQLAVARDRVAREGMEDRVDFRLQDYRDISETFDRIVSVGMFEHVGINHYDRFFRKSASMLRRDGVMLLHSIGRVEPPGATNPFLQRYIFPGGYIPALSEVMRSVEKSGLIATDIEILRIHYAETLRHWRLAFMAHRDKALALYDEAFCRMWEFYLAGCEASFREGSVVVFQIQLAHRLDAVPITRDYIPAEEQRLERLEGQRGIPGPAWPTEGRFPHIASP is encoded by the coding sequence ATGAACACGATATTGCGCAGCTTTCTGGACAGGTTCATCGGCAGGGGCGACCTGACCGTTATCGACAGCCGCGGCACTGCGCACCGGCTGGGCGACGGCAGCGGTGCCAGCGTGGTGCTGCGCTTCAACTCGGCGCAGGCGGAACGCGCTGTGGCACTGAACCCGGCGCTGAAACTGGGCGAAAGCTTCATGGAGGGCGAACTCGATATTCTTCAGGGCTCGATCTATGACCTGATCATGCTGGCCTATGAAAATGCCGGGCCGGAACTGATGCCGGCCTTCTGGATGAAGGCGTTCGAAAAGATGCGCATCGCGAAACGGCGCTTGCAGCAGATGAATACCCGGCTGCGGGCGCGCGGCAACGTGAAACGGCATTATGATTTGTCGGCACAGCTTTACCGCATGTTCCTCGATCCCGACATGCAATATTCCTGCGCCTATTTCGCTGACGCGGATATGCCCTTGGCGCAGGCGCAACTGCTGAAAAAGCGTCACATCGCCGCCAAACTGCTGCTGCGCGACGGGATGGATGTGGTCGATATCGGCTGCGGCTGGGGCGGCATGGGGCTGTATCTGTCGCAGGTCGCCGGGGCGAGGGTGACGGGAGTCACGCTGTCGGATGAACAACTGGCCGTGGCGCGGGACCGGGTGGCGCGCGAAGGCATGGAGGATCGGGTCGATTTCCGCCTTCAGGATTACCGCGACATTTCCGAGACCTTCGACCGGATCGTCTCGGTCGGCATGTTCGAGCATGTCGGCATCAATCATTACGACCGGTTCTTCCGCAAATCCGCCTCGATGCTGCGCCGCGACGGGGTGATGCTCTTGCACAGCATCGGCCGGGTCGAACCGCCGGGCGCGACCAATCCCTTTCTGCAACGGTACATCTTTCCCGGCGGCTATATCCCGGCCCTGTCCGAAGTCATGCGCTCGGTCGAGAAATCCGGCCTGATCGCCACCGATATCGAGATTCTGCGCATCCATTACGCCGAAACCCTGCGTCACTGGCGGCTGGCCTTCATGGCGCATCGCGACAAGGCGCTGGCGCTTTATGACGAGGCGTTCTGCCGGATGTGGGAGTTCTATCTGGCCGGCTGCGAGGCGTCGTTCCGCGAGGGCAGCGTGGTCGTGTTCCAGATCCAGCTGGCGCACCGGCTGGACGCGGTGCCGATCACCCGCGACTATATCCCCGCCGAGGAACAACGGCTGGAACGGCTGGAGGGTCAGCGCGGCATCCCCGGCCCGGCATGGCCCACCGAGGGCCGCTTCCCCCACATCGCGTCGCCATGA